The following proteins are co-located in the Halarcobacter sp. genome:
- the radA gene encoding DNA repair protein RadA, which produces MAKKKISLFECQHCGEQSSKWLGKCPNCGSWDSFIELNQEQQEVLKQAAKVVNSTSKATPITQIQQDDVTRFSSYNDEFDLVLGGGVVPGSLTLIGGSPGVGKSTLLLKVAGSIAKSGKKVLYVSGEESSGQIKLRANRLEANNDKLYLLSEIKLEEILDELLRDEYEVCIIDSIQTIYSSAITSAPGSVSQVREITFELMRKAKESDIAMFIIGHITKDGSIAGPRVLEHMVDTVLYFEGEASRELRMLRGFKNRFGSTSEIGIFEMTQEGLISAKDIASKFFDKSKAQSGSALTVVMEGSRALIIEVQALVTESTYPNPKRTATGFDGNRLNMLLALLEKKIDLPLNHYDVFVNISGGIKIKESSADLAVIAAIISSFRDRPISKESTFIGEVSLTGEIKDVYSIDLRLKEAQAQGIRKAVIAQKTNLKLDLKTFAVDEVSKMIELF; this is translated from the coding sequence ATGGCTAAGAAAAAAATATCATTATTTGAGTGTCAACACTGTGGAGAACAAAGTTCAAAATGGTTAGGTAAATGTCCAAATTGTGGCTCTTGGGATTCTTTTATTGAATTAAACCAAGAGCAACAAGAGGTTTTAAAACAAGCTGCTAAAGTTGTAAACTCTACATCTAAAGCAACTCCAATTACACAAATACAACAAGATGATGTAACAAGATTTTCTTCATACAATGATGAATTTGATTTAGTTTTAGGTGGAGGAGTTGTTCCAGGAAGCCTTACTCTAATAGGAGGAAGTCCAGGTGTTGGGAAATCAACTCTTCTTTTAAAAGTTGCTGGAAGTATTGCAAAATCTGGCAAAAAAGTATTATATGTATCAGGAGAAGAAAGCTCTGGACAAATAAAGCTTAGAGCAAATAGGCTTGAAGCAAACAATGATAAATTATATCTTTTAAGTGAAATCAAACTTGAAGAGATACTTGATGAACTATTAAGAGATGAGTATGAAGTTTGTATTATTGACTCAATTCAAACAATTTATTCAAGTGCAATCACCTCAGCGCCTGGTTCAGTTTCACAAGTAAGAGAGATAACTTTTGAGCTAATGAGAAAAGCAAAAGAGAGTGATATAGCTATGTTTATTATTGGACATATCACAAAAGATGGAAGTATTGCAGGACCAAGAGTTTTAGAACATATGGTTGATACTGTTTTATATTTTGAAGGGGAAGCTAGCAGGGAACTTAGAATGTTAAGAGGTTTTAAAAACAGATTTGGTTCAACTTCAGAAATAGGAATTTTTGAGATGACACAAGAGGGATTAATCTCTGCAAAAGATATTGCCTCAAAATTTTTTGATAAAAGTAAAGCTCAAAGTGGTTCAGCTTTAACTGTAGTTATGGAAGGAAGCCGTGCACTTATAATTGAAGTTCAAGCTTTAGTAACAGAATCAACTTATCCAAATCCCAAAAGAACAGCAACAGGATTTGATGGAAATAGATTAAATATGCTATTAGCTTTACTTGAAAAGAAAATTGATTTACCACTAAACCATTATGATGTTTTTGTAAATATTAGTGGTGGAATAAAAATAAAAGAAAGCTCCGCAGACTTAGCTGTAATAGCTGCAATTATTAGTTCATTTAGAGATAGACCAATTTCAAAAGAATCAACATTTATAGGTGAAGTATCACTAACTGGTGAGATAAAAGATGTTTATTCTATTGATTTGAGATTAAAAGAAGCGCAAGCTCAGGGGATAAGAAAAGCTGTAATTGCTCAGAAAACAAATTTAAAGCTTGATTTAAAAACCTTTGCAGTTGATGAAGTATCTAAAATGATAGAGCTTTTTTAA
- a CDS encoding thioesterase family protein — protein MQLENGTSDFIEFKVDRKDLAKNLGISKEDNFPEVFATARMIALMEASAAKILTPLLNDGELSVGVEVNVKHLAPTLCGDIVKSTATFVGMEGKLYKFSIEVEDSGGKIGEGTHTRAIVTKDRLMAGANKRVGE, from the coding sequence ATGCAACTAGAAAATGGAACTAGTGATTTTATTGAATTTAAAGTTGATAGAAAAGATTTAGCCAAAAACTTGGGTATCTCAAAGGAAGATAACTTTCCAGAAGTTTTCGCAACAGCAAGAATGATTGCCTTAATGGAAGCTAGTGCGGCAAAAATTTTAACCCCATTATTAAATGATGGGGAATTATCTGTTGGTGTTGAAGTAAATGTTAAACATCTAGCTCCAACTTTATGTGGTGATATTGTTAAATCAACAGCAACTTTTGTTGGGATGGAGGGAAAACTTTATAAATTTTCTATTGAAGTTGAGGATTCTGGTGGAAAAATAGGTGAGGGTACTCATACAAGAGCAATTGTTACAAAAGATAGACTGATGGCAGGAGCAAATAAAAGAGTAGGGGAATAG
- the ybeY gene encoding rRNA maturation RNase YbeY, translating to MIDLDNQTEYNVNITSIENIANDLTKKDIELIIVDNNAIKELNKEHRNIDKATDVLSFPLEFEMPDMPLGSIVISIDFVEEKAKEYNHSLEDEFKLLFIHGLLHLVGFDHEVDDGEHRKKEEELINKYNLPKSLIVRNS from the coding sequence ATGATTGATTTAGATAATCAGACAGAATATAATGTTAATATTACTTCTATAGAAAATATAGCTAATGATTTAACAAAAAAAGATATTGAACTAATTATAGTTGATAATAATGCAATAAAAGAGTTAAATAAAGAACATAGAAATATTGATAAAGCAACTGATGTTTTAAGTTTTCCTCTTGAATTTGAAATGCCTGATATGCCATTAGGTTCTATAGTGATTTCAATTGATTTTGTAGAAGAAAAAGCAAAAGAATATAATCATAGTCTAGAAGATGAATTTAAACTTCTTTTTATTCATGGTTTACTTCATCTAGTAGGTTTCGACCATGAAGTAGATGATGGTGAACATAGAAAAAAAGAGGAAGAATTGATAAATAAATATAACTTACCAAAAAGTTTAATAGTAAGGAATTCATAA
- a CDS encoding calcium/sodium antiporter, with amino-acid sequence MDILIFVVAMTALIYGADFIIEQSERIALHYNISPFVIGATLIALGTSLPEMAVSISASSKGSGDIAVANVIGSTIFNIALVLGAVFLISKKIKPDRDLFAKDSAWALFPILVFILMGIDGKLNFVDGLLFVILMIGYLMFLVTSNQVEELNEDLKKEKFAWGKSSIMLLIGFVLTIAGADFAIDSAGNIARSFGISEWVIGLFLVAFGTSLPELTISIKSALNNNADLAIGNIIGSNVANFTMVLGISSMVNPLNVDLSANFFDIAAAFILSLMLVFITANKLYNKSAGIVLMVVLGLVIQNSL; translated from the coding sequence ATGGATATACTAATTTTTGTAGTTGCAATGACTGCTTTGATTTATGGAGCAGATTTTATTATTGAACAAAGTGAAAGAATTGCTCTTCACTATAATATTTCACCTTTTGTAATTGGTGCAACCTTAATTGCGCTTGGAACATCACTTCCTGAAATGGCAGTATCAATTTCAGCTTCAAGTAAAGGTAGTGGAGATATTGCTGTTGCAAATGTAATAGGAAGTACAATATTTAATATAGCTTTGGTATTAGGTGCAGTATTTTTAATCTCTAAAAAAATCAAACCAGATAGAGATCTTTTTGCTAAAGACTCAGCATGGGCTTTATTTCCTATTTTAGTTTTCATTCTAATGGGTATAGATGGAAAATTAAATTTTGTTGATGGTTTGTTATTTGTAATTTTAATGATTGGGTATTTAATGTTTCTTGTCACTTCAAATCAAGTTGAAGAACTTAATGAAGATTTAAAAAAAGAAAAATTCGCTTGGGGTAAAAGCTCTATAATGTTACTAATAGGTTTTGTCTTAACTATTGCTGGAGCAGACTTTGCAATTGATAGTGCAGGAAATATAGCTAGAAGTTTTGGAATTAGTGAATGGGTTATTGGTCTGTTTTTAGTTGCTTTTGGTACCTCTTTACCAGAATTGACAATCTCTATTAAATCAGCTTTAAATAATAATGCAGATTTAGCAATTGGTAATATTATTGGTTCAAATGTTGCAAACTTCACAATGGTACTAGGTATAAGTTCAATGGTAAATCCATTAAATGTAGACTTAAGTGCAAACTTTTTTGATATTGCAGCTGCATTTATCTTATCACTGATGTTAGTATTTATAACAGCTAATAAACTTTATAATAAAAGTGCAGGTATAGTTTTAATGGTAGTGTTAGGATTAGTTATTCAAAATAGCCTATAA
- a CDS encoding transcriptional repressor, translating to MFNSSVLLKEYDLKVTPQRVAIVDELYKNGHMNIDELYQNLLKKFPSISLATIYKNVNAMVEKIFLNEVKIPEAKSVYELAKEEHSHLVCSSCGYIEDIHVDTSILNESIAKISNFKVEDTKVVFSGICSKCQ from the coding sequence ATGTTCAATAGCTCAGTTTTGTTAAAAGAGTACGATCTTAAAGTTACTCCACAAAGAGTTGCAATTGTTGATGAATTATATAAAAATGGACATATGAATATTGATGAGTTATATCAAAATTTATTAAAAAAATTCCCTTCAATATCTCTTGCAACTATATATAAAAATGTAAATGCAATGGTTGAAAAGATTTTTTTAAATGAAGTAAAAATTCCTGAAGCTAAATCAGTTTATGAATTAGCAAAAGAGGAACACTCTCATCTTGTTTGTTCATCTTGTGGATATATAGAAGATATCCATGTTGATACATCTATTTTAAATGAATCAATAGCAAAAATTTCTAACTTTAAAGTAGAAGATACAAAAGTTGTATTTTCAGGAATTTGCTCTAAGTGTCAATAA
- a CDS encoding ferritin family protein, which yields MRQYESYKCNKCGNIVEVQNVGGGELHCCGEAMEMITQNLTAVNLMKAFAGESMARNKYEYYAKVAQKEGYRDIAEHFQRAANNEKKHANLELRACNEMLKGKELGDTIENLKDAIAGESYENVTMYPDFAKIAKEEGKNQISKMLDLIGKIEIEHENMYKMLLERLESGKEFESDNDDEEWICEVCGHVHRGKKALKMCPVCKHPQEYQSRLNSKK from the coding sequence ATGAGACAATACGAATCGTACAAATGTAACAAATGTGGAAATATAGTTGAAGTACAAAATGTTGGTGGAGGAGAACTACATTGCTGTGGCGAAGCAATGGAGATGATTACACAAAACCTTACAGCAGTAAACTTGATGAAAGCATTTGCTGGTGAATCAATGGCAAGAAACAAATATGAGTATTATGCAAAAGTAGCACAAAAAGAAGGTTATAGAGATATTGCAGAACACTTCCAAAGAGCAGCGAACAATGAGAAAAAGCATGCTAACTTAGAATTAAGAGCCTGTAACGAGATGTTAAAAGGTAAAGAGTTAGGTGACACGATAGAAAACTTAAAAGATGCAATTGCAGGTGAAAGTTATGAAAATGTAACAATGTATCCAGACTTTGCAAAAATTGCAAAAGAGGAAGGTAAAAACCAAATATCTAAAATGTTAGATTTAATTGGTAAAATTGAAATTGAACATGAAAATATGTATAAAATGTTACTAGAAAGACTTGAATCTGGAAAAGAATTTGAAAGTGACAATGATGATGAAGAATGGATTTGTGAAGTTTGTGGACATGTTCACAGAGGTAAAAAAGCACTAAAAATGTGCCCTGTTTGTAAACACCCTCAAGAGTATCAATCAAGACTTAATAGTAAAAAATAG
- a CDS encoding endonuclease/exonuclease/phosphatase family protein, with product MVRLFLLLFLSICLYAKDFTISSYNVENLFDLKSNKTDYKEYKPNSNSNWNKKTFDIKLSNTIKVLKDLDSDIIALQEVENKELIKLLLKKLPDYKYYSFSKYPNSSVGVGFLSKIKILKDKTIEVKFSNKTFRPILETTFKFDNFEFKIFNNHWPSKRSPESYRIKFAKKLFDRINKLPFDYDYILLGDFNSNYNEFETIYFNKDLNNTQSLTGINQVLNTTINKNYITKEDILKYEKKVHYNLWLEVPFEDRFSSKYRGENQTPDNIIVPASLFDNKNISYKKNSFKVFKPSYLYKNKKINRWKIVNKSHKGYGFSDHLPIIASFTTNKILKKEKKDENIKHISELYKKVKLTESIDLKDIIVIYKDSENAIIKQKNDRAIYLYNNAKDLQEGYSYDIRIFQIKNYFGLKEIKDFKILKNNGKFLDYKDLYLDFSKLNLENLNYQNEMVENIEGLYKDGKLYYKEKAINIYFKNKEDKPKDIMNIKIKRAQIGYYKNKTQLVIHKKSDFDVN from the coding sequence TTGGTAAGACTTTTTTTATTACTTTTTCTAAGCATCTGTTTATATGCAAAAGATTTTACAATTAGTTCATATAACGTGGAAAATCTCTTTGATTTAAAATCTAACAAAACTGACTATAAAGAGTATAAACCAAACTCTAATTCAAATTGGAATAAAAAAACTTTTGATATAAAACTTTCAAACACAATTAAAGTATTAAAAGATTTAGATAGTGATATTATTGCTTTACAAGAGGTTGAAAATAAAGAACTAATAAAACTTCTATTAAAAAAACTTCCAGATTATAAATATTATTCTTTTTCAAAATATCCAAATTCTAGTGTTGGAGTTGGATTTTTAAGTAAAATTAAAATTTTAAAAGATAAAACAATTGAAGTGAAATTTTCTAATAAAACGTTTAGACCTATTTTAGAAACTACATTTAAATTTGATAATTTTGAATTTAAAATTTTTAATAATCATTGGCCATCAAAAAGATCACCAGAAAGTTATAGAATAAAATTTGCAAAAAAACTTTTTGATAGAATTAACAAACTTCCTTTTGATTATGATTATATTTTACTTGGTGATTTTAATTCAAACTATAATGAATTTGAAACGATCTATTTTAACAAAGACCTAAATAACACACAAAGTTTAACAGGGATAAATCAAGTATTAAATACAACAATAAACAAAAACTATATTACAAAAGAAGATATTTTAAAATATGAAAAAAAAGTACATTATAACTTATGGTTAGAAGTACCTTTCGAAGATAGATTTTCTAGTAAATACAGAGGTGAGAATCAGACACCTGATAATATAATTGTCCCAGCTTCCTTATTTGACAATAAAAATATATCTTATAAAAAAAATAGTTTCAAAGTTTTTAAGCCCTCATATTTATATAAAAATAAAAAAATAAATAGATGGAAGATAGTAAATAAAAGTCATAAAGGATATGGTTTTTCAGACCATCTACCTATAATTGCAAGCTTTACTACTAATAAAATTCTCAAAAAAGAAAAAAAAGATGAAAATATAAAACATATTTCAGAACTATACAAAAAAGTTAAATTAACTGAATCTATAGATTTAAAAGATATAATAGTTATTTATAAAGATTCAGAAAATGCAATTATAAAACAAAAAAATGATAGAGCAATTTACCTTTATAACAATGCAAAAGATTTACAAGAAGGTTATTCTTATGATATAAGAATATTTCAAATAAAAAACTACTTTGGTCTAAAAGAGATTAAAGATTTTAAAATTTTAAAAAACAATGGAAAGTTTTTAGATTATAAAGATTTATATTTAGATTTTAGTAAACTTAATCTAGAAAATTTAAACTATCAAAATGAAATGGTAGAAAATATAGAAGGTTTATATAAAGATGGAAAGCTTTACTATAAAGAAAAAGCTATAAATATATATTTTAAAAATAAAGAGGATAAACCAAAAGATATAATGAATATTAAAATAAAACGTGCTCAAATTGGCTATTATAAAAATAAAACTCAATTAGTTATTCATAAAAAAAGTGACTTCGATGTTAATTAA
- the murJ gene encoding murein biosynthesis integral membrane protein MurJ, which translates to MLIKSIFTNSSGILLSRILGFIRDLLTASILGANIYSDIFFVAFKIPNLFRRIFAEGAFTQAFIPSYAKSKYKIRFSSVIFLQLIAFLILLSLIVTLFSSLITKAVAFGFDDKTIDLASPLVAINFYYLPLIFIVTFMAALLQYKNHFATTAFSTSLLNLSLIAALIISKNYDKYEITFYLSYGVLIGGILQIAVHLLAIKKYNLCKIFTFKRHEKKEENRFYKNFFAATMGSSTAHLSAFLDTWLASFLVTGSISYLYYANRVFQLPLALFAIATSVALFPMIARAIKNKDENKALQLMKKSSLILFSLLLIATLIGIILNDEIIWLLFERGAFSSIDTSNTALILTMYLIGLLPYGLAKIFSLWLYAKEEQFLAAKISVKSLGANIVFSLILIGPYEAAGLAFASTLSGFILFFLTLKAFGFKRLKTLYFM; encoded by the coding sequence ATGTTAATTAAATCAATTTTTACAAATAGTAGTGGTATTTTACTCTCAAGAATTTTAGGTTTTATTAGAGACCTTTTAACTGCATCAATATTGGGCGCAAATATATATTCTGATATATTTTTTGTTGCTTTTAAGATACCAAATCTTTTTAGAAGAATATTTGCAGAAGGGGCATTTACTCAAGCTTTTATTCCATCATATGCAAAATCAAAATACAAAATTAGATTTTCATCTGTTATATTTCTTCAACTAATTGCATTTTTAATACTATTATCACTTATAGTTACCCTATTTTCAAGTTTAATTACAAAAGCTGTTGCCTTTGGATTTGATGATAAAACTATCGATTTAGCATCACCTTTAGTTGCAATAAATTTTTATTATCTACCTTTAATTTTCATAGTTACTTTTATGGCGGCATTATTACAATATAAAAATCATTTTGCAACAACAGCATTTTCAACTTCTTTATTAAATTTGAGTTTAATTGCAGCACTAATTATCTCAAAAAACTATGATAAATATGAGATTACATTTTATTTATCTTACGGAGTACTTATTGGAGGGATACTACAAATAGCTGTTCATTTGCTTGCAATAAAAAAATATAATTTATGTAAAATATTTACTTTTAAAAGACATGAAAAAAAAGAAGAAAATAGATTTTATAAAAACTTTTTTGCTGCAACGATGGGAAGCTCAACCGCACATCTTTCTGCCTTTTTAGATACTTGGCTAGCTTCTTTTTTAGTTACTGGTTCTATCTCATATTTATATTATGCAAATAGAGTATTTCAACTTCCCCTAGCTCTTTTTGCAATTGCAACTTCTGTTGCCCTGTTTCCAATGATAGCCCGTGCAATAAAAAATAAAGATGAAAATAAGGCTTTACAACTTATGAAAAAGTCTTCTTTGATTTTATTCTCCCTTTTATTAATTGCAACACTAATTGGTATTATTTTAAATGATGAAATAATCTGGTTACTCTTTGAAAGAGGAGCTTTTTCAAGTATTGATACTTCAAATACTGCTTTGATATTAACTATGTATTTAATTGGACTTTTGCCATATGGACTAGCAAAAATATTTTCCTTATGGTTATATGCAAAAGAAGAACAATTTTTAGCAGCAAAAATTTCAGTTAAATCACTTGGTGCAAACATTGTTTTTTCACTTATATTAATTGGACCATATGAAGCAGCTGGATTAGCCTTTGCTAGTACTCTAAGTGGATTTATACTCTTCTTTTTAACATTAAAAGCTTTTGGTTTTAAAAGATTAAAAACACTCTATTTTATGTAA
- a CDS encoding ABC transporter ATP-binding protein, with protein sequence MKKFFLYYLPYYKNYKLKIFYALIGIILVASGSAGLAYIIKPLLDKVFIAKDTEMLYIVPVLLILVQTAQGVGKYIQVYYVSYIGQDIIRITRDKLLGHILTLDIAFFQKKHGGELISRITNDIGRIQSAVSDQIAGFIREILTIVGLIGVVIYQSAELAFYGLIVMPLAVYPILKLAKKMKKLSFRSQESASDITSHLSETFNNLEIIKANGTEKLEIDKFIIHNKNFFNINVKSVKTAELLSPIMEFIGAVAAAIVIIYGGTEVINGELTAGSFMSFIAALFMLYTPLKRISGIYSKLQDAVAAHERVISLYDIKSEILTGNLDFPKNIESINIKDVSLNYGDLKALIDINLTAQKGEKVALVGDSGGGKSSLINLLIRFYDTESGEILFNNLKLKDINIKSLRENISVVTQRVYIFNDTVASNVAYGYEIDEERVKSALKQAHALEFVSSMENGIYTKLDEFGTNLSGGQRQRIAIARALYKNPQVLILDEATSALDNESESIISEVIDEVSKDRITFVIAHRLSTIKNADKIAVFKKGKIVCIGNEESLVKDCKEYQRLYNLANL encoded by the coding sequence ATGAAAAAATTCTTTTTATATTACTTACCTTATTATAAAAATTACAAATTGAAAATATTTTATGCTTTAATTGGTATTATTCTAGTAGCTTCAGGAAGTGCTGGATTAGCATATATTATAAAACCTTTACTTGATAAAGTTTTTATTGCAAAAGATACAGAAATGTTATATATAGTACCTGTATTATTAATTTTAGTACAAACAGCTCAAGGTGTAGGAAAATACATACAAGTTTATTATGTTTCTTACATAGGACAAGACATTATAAGAATAACTAGAGACAAACTTTTAGGACACATATTAACTCTTGATATTGCATTTTTTCAAAAGAAACATGGAGGAGAGTTAATTTCTAGAATTACAAATGATATAGGTAGAATTCAATCAGCAGTCTCTGATCAAATTGCTGGATTTATTAGAGAAATTCTAACAATTGTAGGCTTAATTGGAGTAGTAATATACCAAAGTGCAGAATTGGCATTTTATGGATTAATAGTCATGCCACTTGCTGTATATCCAATTTTAAAATTAGCGAAAAAAATGAAGAAACTTTCATTTAGATCTCAAGAAAGTGCTTCTGATATAACTTCTCATCTAAGTGAAACTTTTAATAACCTTGAAATAATAAAAGCAAATGGTACAGAAAAACTTGAAATTGATAAATTTATAATTCATAATAAAAACTTTTTTAATATAAATGTTAAATCAGTTAAAACTGCTGAACTTTTATCACCTATAATGGAGTTTATAGGTGCAGTTGCTGCTGCAATAGTTATTATTTATGGTGGAACAGAAGTAATAAATGGTGAATTAACAGCTGGTTCATTTATGTCATTTATTGCTGCATTATTTATGTTATATACTCCTTTAAAAAGAATTTCAGGTATATATAGTAAATTACAAGATGCAGTTGCAGCACATGAAAGAGTTATATCATTATATGATATAAAATCAGAAATATTAACAGGAAATTTAGATTTTCCAAAGAATATTGAATCAATAAATATTAAAGATGTATCTTTAAATTATGGAGACTTAAAAGCATTAATAGATATTAATCTAACAGCACAAAAAGGTGAAAAAGTTGCTCTTGTAGGTGATAGTGGAGGAGGTAAATCTTCTTTAATAAATTTATTAATTAGATTTTATGATACAGAATCAGGTGAAATATTGTTCAATAATTTAAAACTTAAAGATATAAATATAAAATCTTTAAGAGAAAACATCTCAGTAGTTACCCAAAGAGTTTATATCTTTAATGATACTGTAGCCTCAAATGTTGCATATGGGTATGAAATTGATGAAGAAAGAGTAAAAAGTGCCTTAAAACAAGCTCATGCACTTGAGTTCGTGTCATCAATGGAAAATGGAATTTATACTAAGTTAGATGAATTTGGAACTAATTTAAGTGGTGGACAAAGACAAAGAATAGCAATAGCAAGAGCTTTATATAAAAACCCTCAAGTACTTATTTTAGATGAAGCAACATCTGCACTTGATAATGAAAGTGAATCTATTATTTCTGAAGTAATAGATGAAGTAAGTAAAGATAGAATTACATTTGTAATTGCACATAGATTAAGTACAATTAAAAATGCAGATAAAATAGCAGTGTTTAAAAAAGGGAAAATTGTTTGCATAGGAAATGAAGAAAGTCTAGTTAAAGATTGTAAAGAATATCAAAGACTTTATAACTTAGCAAATTTATAA
- a CDS encoding quinone-dependent dihydroorotate dehydrogenase, with protein MFSYQTLKKLLFLFQPETAHNLAEFGLRLLPNIKLINNYMINKNFIMDKRLNQEICGIQFQNPVGLAAGFDKNATMIKSMMALGFGYTEIGTMTPRPQDGNPKPRMFRYPALNSVQNAMGFNNEGSAKVLMNLKKVYPYSIPIGANIGKNKVTPEEFALQDYKILIRKFEDNSDYLVINISSPNTPNLRDLQNEKFITELFSMAKELTDKPIFLKIAPDMEVETAIELCKTAVNAGASGIIATNTTIEYSLVEGAQDFGGLSGACLTEKSYNLFKEISKELYGKTVLISVGGISDAKEAYKRLKAGASLVQSYTGMIFEGPSMVRKINEGILELMKEDGFNNISEVIGSDLR; from the coding sequence TTGTTTAGTTACCAAACATTAAAAAAATTACTTTTTTTATTTCAACCTGAGACAGCCCATAATTTAGCTGAGTTTGGATTAAGATTACTTCCAAATATAAAACTAATCAATAATTACATGATAAATAAAAATTTTATTATGGATAAAAGACTAAATCAAGAGATATGTGGAATACAATTTCAAAATCCTGTTGGATTAGCTGCTGGATTTGATAAAAATGCAACAATGATAAAATCAATGATGGCATTAGGGTTTGGTTATACTGAAATTGGAACAATGACACCAAGACCTCAAGATGGGAATCCTAAGCCAAGAATGTTTAGATACCCAGCATTAAACTCTGTTCAAAATGCAATGGGATTTAATAACGAAGGTTCAGCAAAAGTTTTAATGAACTTAAAAAAAGTTTATCCATATTCGATACCAATTGGTGCAAATATTGGAAAAAACAAAGTAACGCCTGAAGAGTTTGCACTTCAAGATTATAAAATCTTGATTAGAAAATTTGAAGACAATAGTGACTATTTAGTTATAAATATTTCGAGTCCAAATACACCAAACTTAAGAGATTTACAAAATGAAAAGTTTATTACTGAGCTTTTTTCTATGGCAAAAGAATTAACAGATAAACCAATATTCTTAAAAATTGCGCCAGATATGGAAGTTGAAACAGCAATTGAACTTTGTAAAACTGCAGTAAATGCTGGTGCATCTGGAATTATTGCAACAAATACTACAATTGAGTATTCTTTAGTAGAAGGAGCACAAGACTTTGGTGGATTAAGTGGTGCTTGCTTAACTGAAAAATCTTATAATCTATTTAAAGAGATTTCAAAAGAGTTATATGGTAAAACTGTGTTAATATCAGTTGGTGGTATCTCTGATGCAAAAGAAGCTTATAAAAGATTGAAAGCTGGTGCATCTTTAGTTCAATCTTATACTGGAATGATTTTTGAAGGACCATCAATGGTCAGAAAAATAAATGAAGGTATCTTAGAACTTATGAAAGAAGATGGATTTAATAATATATCTGAAGTTATTGGTTCAGATTTAAGATAA